One genomic window of Leptospira paudalimensis includes the following:
- a CDS encoding DUF1501 domain-containing protein codes for MDRKEFLNKTMLSLGMGSFLFSQNPFVSLRADEDEKEPESITLPSKVKSVIFIEMMGGMSHVDTLDPKPNSAFAKVPSSISGLSLLEPFSLTAKQLHSIGIIRSTWSEDGDHGFAQMLLGTGYRMTEAMGFPDIPHFGSVIAYAKKSKVKSSYFPSYVSIGGRGGKNGNSGFLGINYSGYHVGNVDEPIQHLNPSYGKFSDERLLRRKDLVSFMNDEFSKTYPSKETKHWKKMLMAAEEFRNSKDIDSFRISLEDEKTKARYGTTWQGKAMLLAKRLAKQEVPFIHISIGGWDTHTGNKAQITKIMKETDMGIAALLEDLNQTGLIKQTLFVLTSEFGRTPDVGSRDGRDHHPKVWSTLLGGGPIGKGFVFGETDELGAKPTKPNEAVHLRDLITTIYKASGVDPEGELTNSFGRPFLLTTKKAKIIEDLF; via the coding sequence ATGGATCGCAAAGAATTTTTAAATAAAACAATGTTGAGTCTTGGAATGGGATCTTTTCTTTTTTCCCAAAATCCATTTGTTTCTCTTCGTGCTGATGAAGATGAAAAAGAACCTGAATCCATCACACTGCCATCAAAGGTAAAATCAGTTATCTTTATAGAGATGATGGGTGGGATGAGCCATGTGGATACCTTGGATCCAAAACCAAATAGTGCTTTTGCCAAAGTGCCTTCTAGTATCTCCGGTCTTTCCTTACTCGAACCGTTTTCTCTCACTGCAAAACAACTCCATTCGATAGGAATCATTCGCTCTACTTGGAGTGAAGATGGAGATCATGGATTTGCTCAAATGTTACTTGGAACTGGTTACCGAATGACAGAAGCGATGGGATTTCCCGACATTCCTCATTTTGGATCTGTGATTGCCTATGCCAAAAAATCAAAAGTTAAATCTTCGTATTTTCCAAGTTATGTGTCGATTGGTGGGAGAGGTGGCAAAAATGGGAATTCTGGATTTTTAGGAATCAACTATTCTGGTTATCATGTGGGGAATGTGGATGAACCCATCCAACATCTAAATCCTTCGTATGGTAAATTTTCGGATGAAAGGCTTTTAAGAAGAAAAGACTTAGTTTCCTTTATGAACGATGAATTTTCAAAAACATATCCATCGAAGGAAACAAAACATTGGAAAAAAATGTTAATGGCAGCAGAAGAATTTCGAAATTCAAAAGACATTGATAGTTTTCGAATTAGTTTAGAGGACGAAAAAACAAAAGCCCGATACGGAACCACCTGGCAAGGAAAAGCAATGTTACTCGCGAAACGCCTTGCCAAACAAGAAGTGCCCTTCATCCATATTTCGATTGGAGGTTGGGATACCCATACAGGTAACAAAGCACAAATCACAAAAATAATGAAAGAAACCGATATGGGAATTGCTGCTCTTCTCGAAGACCTAAACCAAACCGGCCTCATCAAACAAACGTTATTTGTTTTAACAAGTGAGTTTGGACGAACACCGGATGTTGGTTCGAGGGATGGACGTGATCACCATCCTAAAGTGTGGTCCACTCTTTTGGGAGGAGGTCCCATTGGCAAAGGATTTGTGTTTGGGGAAACAGATGAACTAGGTGCCAAACCAACAAAACCAAATGAAGCCGTCCATCTAAGGGATCTCATCACAACCATTTACAAAGCAAGTGGAGTGGACCCAGAGGGAGAACTTACCAATTCCTTTGGACGACCTTTTTTACTCACAACGAAAAAAGCCAAAATCATCGAAGACTTGTTTTGA